The following are encoded in a window of Scophthalmus maximus strain ysfricsl-2021 chromosome 2, ASM2237912v1, whole genome shotgun sequence genomic DNA:
- the ankfy1 gene encoding rabankyrin-5 isoform X1 has protein sequence MSVLLEGGGCGTTGFTGQGRCYSSCRFLSEEVAKLQKHLALLRQEYVKMQQKLADTERRCAVLAAQAPAQGSSSPAAAETFISRLLDIVADLYQQEQYSDLIVKIAGQKLSAHKFVLAARGDVWSLANLASTSELDLTDCKPEVAMAMLRWAYTDELELSEEDAFLIDLMKLANRFQLQLLRERCEKGVMSSVNVRNCIRFYQTAEELNATTLMNYCGEIIASHWDDLRKEDFSTMSAQLLYKMIKSKTEYPLHKAIKVEREDVVFLYLIEMDSQLPGKLNELDNNGDLALDLALSRKLESIATTLVNNKADVDMVDQSGWSLLHKAIQRGDEFASIFLIRHSAQVNAATVGAVETPLHLVCSFNPKKHSEEVMSGMARIAEALLKTGANPNMQNSKGRTPLHEAVASGNEPVFSQLLQCKQLDLELKDHEGSTALWLALQYITLSSDPSVNPFEDDAPVVNGTSFDENSFAAQLIQRGSNPDALDTATGNCLMQRAAQAGNEAAALFLATHGAKVNNVNKLGESPLHTACRCGLASLTAELLQQGANPNLQTQKALPDDTNGVAMQTPLHMAIAHNHPDVVSVILEQKANALHATNNFQIIPDFSLKDSVDQTVLGLALWTGMHTIAAQLLGSGASINDTMSNGQTLLHMAIQRQDSKSALFLLEHQADINVRTQEGQTALQLAISNQLPLVVDAICTRGADMSVVDDKGDPPLWLALKNGLEDIASTLVRHGCDATCWSTGPSGCQQTLLHRAVDENNEVTACFLIRSGCDVNSPRRPGSNGEGDEEARDGQTPLHLASSWGLEEVVQCLLEFGANVNTQDAEGRAPIHAAISSQHNVIIQLLISHPDIRLNIRDRQGMTPFACAMTHKNNKAAEAILKREPGAAEQVDNKGRNFLHVAVQNSDIESVLFLISVQANVNSRVQDAAKLTPLHLAVQAGSEIIVRNLLLAGAKVNELTKHRQTALHLAAQQDLATICSVMLENGVDFAAEDENGNNALHLAVMQGRLNNVRNLLTESNVDAEAFNLRGQSPMHVLGHYGKENAAAIFELFLECMPEYPLDKPDNEGNTVLLLAYMKGNANLCRAIVRAGARLGINNNQGINIFNYQVATKQLLFRLLDMLSKEPPWCDGSNCYECIAKFGVTTRKHHCRHCGRLLCHKCSIKEIPIIKFDLNKPVRVCDICFDVLTLGGVS, from the exons ATGTCAGTGCTGTTGGAGGGAGGTGGATGTGGCACTACAGGATTTACGGGACAGGGAAGGTGCTACAGTAGCTGTCGCTTCCTGTCAG AGGAGGTGGCCAAGCTGCAGAAGCATCTGGCCCTGCTCCGGCAGGAGTATGTGAAGATGCAGCAGAAGCTGGCGGACACGGAGAGGCGCTGTGCGGTGCTTGCTGCTCAGGCCCCTGCCCAGGGCTCCTCCagccctgcagctgcagagaccTTCATTAGCCGTCTGCTGGACATCGTGGCTGACCTTTATCAGCAGGAACAGTACAG TGATCTGATAGTGAAAATTGCAGGGCAGAAGCTCAGTGCCCATAAGTTTGTGTTGGCCGCTCGCGGTGATGTCTGGAGTCTGGCCAACCTGGCCTCCACCTCCGAACTGGACCTAACAG ATTGCAAGCCGGAGGTTGCCATGGCGATGTTGCGCTGGGCATACACCGATGAGTTGGAACTCAGTGAGGAGGATGCCTTCCTTATTGACCTGATGAAGCTGGCCAACCGCTTTCAGCTTCAGCTGCTCCGAGAGAG GTGTGAAAAAGGCGTGATGTCCTCGGTGAATGTCAGAAACTGCATTCGCTTCTACCAGACAGCTGAGGAACTTAATGCCACCACCCTGATGAACTACTGTGGGGAGATCATAGCCAGCCACTGG GATGATCTAAGAAAAGAAGATTTCAGCACCATGAGTGCCCAGCTTCTGTACAAGATGATCAAATCTAAAACAGAGTATCCCCTCCACAAAGCCATCAAAGTTGAGCGTGAAGACGTGGTCTTTCTCTACCTCATCGAGATGGACTCGCAG CTACCTGGCAAACTGAATGAATTAGACAACAACGGCGACCTGGCATTAGACCTGGCACTCTCTCGTAAATTGGAAAGTATCGCCACCACTCTGGTTAACAACAAAGCCGATGTTGATATGGTGGACCAAAGTGGCTGGAGCCTCCTGCATAAGGCCATCCAAAGAG GTGATGAATTTGCCTCCATCTTCCTGATTCGCCACTCGGCTCAGGTGAATGCAGCCACAGTGGGGGCCGTGGAAACCCCACTTCACCTGGTCTGTTCTTTCAACCCCAAGAAACACTCTGAGGAAGTGATGAGTGGCATGGCACGGATTGCAGAGGCTCTGCTCAAGACAGGAGCCAACCCCAACATGCAGAACAGCAAGGGCAG AACTCCGTTGCATGAAGCCGTGGCATCCGGGAACGAGCCAGTGTTCAGCCAGCTGCTACAGTGCAAACA GCTTGACCTCGAACTCAAGGACCATGAGGGCAGCACAGCTCTGTGGCTGGCCCTGCAGTATATCACCTTGTCTTCAGACCCGTCAGTAAATCCGTTTGAAGACGATGCACCGGTAGTAAATGGCACCTCATTTGACGAGAATAGCTTTGCAGCACAGCTTATCCAGAGAGGAAGCAACCCTGATGCACTCGACACTGCCACAG GAAACTGCCTCATGCAGAGAGCAGCTCAGGCAGGCAATGAGGCAGCTGCTCTTTTCCTAGCTACTCATGGAGCAAAGGTCAACAATGTCAACAAATTG GGTGAGAGCCCACTTCACACAGCATGTCGCTGTGGCCTGGCGAGCCTGACGGCAGAGCTGCTCCAGCAGGGGGCCAACCCCAACCTGCAGACCCAAAAGGCCCTGCCTGACGACACCAATGGCGTGGCTATGCAGACGCCCCTCCACATGGCCATTGCTCACAACCACCCAGATGTGGTCTCTGTCATCCTTGAGCAGAAAG CCAACGCACTTCATGCCACCAACAACTTCCAGATCATTCCAGACTTCAGTCTCAAAGACTCCGTGGACCAGACTGTGCTGGGCTTGGCCCTCTGGACAG GTATGCACACCATCGCAGCTCAGCTGCTGGGCTCAGGGGCTTCTATCAATGACACTATGTCCAATGGACAAACCCTGCTCCATATGGCCATCCAAAGACAGGACAGCAAGAGTGCCCTCTTCCTTCTAGAACACCAGGCAGACATCAATGTTAG GACCCAAGAGGGACAAACGGCACTTCAGTTGGCTATTAGTAACCAGCTGCCACTGGTGGTAGATGCCATTTGCACAAGAGGAGCCGATATGTCTGTGGTGGACGACAAAGGGGACCCTCCACTGTGGCTGGCTCTCAAGAATGGCCTGGAAGATATCGCATCCACTCTG GTCCGCCACGGCTGTGATGCAACATGTTGGAGCACAGGGCCCTCCGGCTGCCAGCAGACCCTCCTGCACAGAGCTGTTGATGAGAATAATGAGGTCACTGCTTGCTTCCTCATCCGCAG TGGGTGTGACGTGAACAGCCCCAGGCGGCCGGGCTCCAATGGGGAAGGAGACGAAGAAGCCCGTGATGGACAAACTCCCCTCCACCTGGCAAGCAGTTGGGGATTGGAGGAGGTGGTGCAGTGCCTTCTAGAGTTTGGAGCTAATGTTAATACACAG GATGCAGAGGGCAGAGCTCCCATCCATGCCGCAATCAGCAGCCAGCACAACGTCATCATACAGCTCCTCATTTCCCATCCCGACATTCGGCTTAACATTCGCGACCGGCAGGGAATGACCCCCTTCGCCTGCGCCATGACGCACAAGAACAATAAGGCGGCAGAGGCGATCCTCAAGAGGGAGCCGGGTGCTGCGGAACAG GTGGACAACAAAGGGCGCAACTTTTTGCACGTGGCTGTGCAAAATTCCGATATTGAAAGCGTCCTGTTCCTCATCAGTGTCCAAGCTAATGTCAACTCCAGGGTTCAGGATGCAGCCAAACTCACCCCTCTCCACCTGGCCGTCCAGGCTGGATCTGAGATCATTGTCCGCAACCTG CTGCTTGCTGGAGCCAAAGTAAACGAGCTGACAAAACACAGGCAGACAGCGCTACATTTGGCTGCCCAACAGGACCTGGCCACTATTTGTTCCGTGATGCTGGAGAACGGAGTCGACTTTGCTGCTGAGGATGAGAATGGAAATAATG cTCTGCATCTGGCTGTGATGCAAGGTCGCCTTAATAATGTCAGAAATCTTCTCACAGAGTCCAATGTTGATGCGGAGGCCTTTAATCTCAG GGGTCAGTCACCAATGCATGTACTAGGCCATTATGGGAAAGAGAACGCTGCTGCCATTTTTGAGTTGTTTCTGGAGTGTATGCCTGAATACCCTTTGGACAAACCAGATAATGAAGGGAACACAG TTCTGCTCCTGGCCTACATGAAAGGAAATGCAAATCTGTGCCGTGCCATTGTGAGGGCTGGCGCTCGCCTGGGCATCAATAACAATCAGGGCATCAACATTTTCAACTACCAAGTTGCAACCAAACAGTTGCTCTTCCGCCTTCTAg ATATGCTTTCCAAAGAGCCCCCTTGGTGTGATGGGTCCAACTGCTATGAATGTATTGCCAAGTTTGGTGTTACAACAAGGAAACATCACTG CCGCCACTGTGGTCGCCTGTTGTGTCACAAGTGCTCTATAAAGGAGATTCCCATCATCAAGTTCGACCTGAACAAGCCAGTGAGGGTGTGTGATATCTGCTTCGATGTACTGACTCTTGGTGGGGTATCGTAA
- the ankfy1 gene encoding rabankyrin-5 isoform X2, giving the protein MAEEEVAKLQKHLALLRQEYVKMQQKLADTERRCAVLAAQAPAQGSSSPAAAETFISRLLDIVADLYQQEQYSDLIVKIAGQKLSAHKFVLAARGDVWSLANLASTSELDLTDCKPEVAMAMLRWAYTDELELSEEDAFLIDLMKLANRFQLQLLRERCEKGVMSSVNVRNCIRFYQTAEELNATTLMNYCGEIIASHWDDLRKEDFSTMSAQLLYKMIKSKTEYPLHKAIKVEREDVVFLYLIEMDSQLPGKLNELDNNGDLALDLALSRKLESIATTLVNNKADVDMVDQSGWSLLHKAIQRGDEFASIFLIRHSAQVNAATVGAVETPLHLVCSFNPKKHSEEVMSGMARIAEALLKTGANPNMQNSKGRTPLHEAVASGNEPVFSQLLQCKQLDLELKDHEGSTALWLALQYITLSSDPSVNPFEDDAPVVNGTSFDENSFAAQLIQRGSNPDALDTATGNCLMQRAAQAGNEAAALFLATHGAKVNNVNKLGESPLHTACRCGLASLTAELLQQGANPNLQTQKALPDDTNGVAMQTPLHMAIAHNHPDVVSVILEQKANALHATNNFQIIPDFSLKDSVDQTVLGLALWTGMHTIAAQLLGSGASINDTMSNGQTLLHMAIQRQDSKSALFLLEHQADINVRTQEGQTALQLAISNQLPLVVDAICTRGADMSVVDDKGDPPLWLALKNGLEDIASTLVRHGCDATCWSTGPSGCQQTLLHRAVDENNEVTACFLIRSGCDVNSPRRPGSNGEGDEEARDGQTPLHLASSWGLEEVVQCLLEFGANVNTQDAEGRAPIHAAISSQHNVIIQLLISHPDIRLNIRDRQGMTPFACAMTHKNNKAAEAILKREPGAAEQVDNKGRNFLHVAVQNSDIESVLFLISVQANVNSRVQDAAKLTPLHLAVQAGSEIIVRNLLLAGAKVNELTKHRQTALHLAAQQDLATICSVMLENGVDFAAEDENGNNALHLAVMQGRLNNVRNLLTESNVDAEAFNLRGQSPMHVLGHYGKENAAAIFELFLECMPEYPLDKPDNEGNTVLLLAYMKGNANLCRAIVRAGARLGINNNQGINIFNYQVATKQLLFRLLDMLSKEPPWCDGSNCYECIAKFGVTTRKHHCRHCGRLLCHKCSIKEIPIIKFDLNKPVRVCDICFDVLTLGGVS; this is encoded by the exons AGGAGGTGGCCAAGCTGCAGAAGCATCTGGCCCTGCTCCGGCAGGAGTATGTGAAGATGCAGCAGAAGCTGGCGGACACGGAGAGGCGCTGTGCGGTGCTTGCTGCTCAGGCCCCTGCCCAGGGCTCCTCCagccctgcagctgcagagaccTTCATTAGCCGTCTGCTGGACATCGTGGCTGACCTTTATCAGCAGGAACAGTACAG TGATCTGATAGTGAAAATTGCAGGGCAGAAGCTCAGTGCCCATAAGTTTGTGTTGGCCGCTCGCGGTGATGTCTGGAGTCTGGCCAACCTGGCCTCCACCTCCGAACTGGACCTAACAG ATTGCAAGCCGGAGGTTGCCATGGCGATGTTGCGCTGGGCATACACCGATGAGTTGGAACTCAGTGAGGAGGATGCCTTCCTTATTGACCTGATGAAGCTGGCCAACCGCTTTCAGCTTCAGCTGCTCCGAGAGAG GTGTGAAAAAGGCGTGATGTCCTCGGTGAATGTCAGAAACTGCATTCGCTTCTACCAGACAGCTGAGGAACTTAATGCCACCACCCTGATGAACTACTGTGGGGAGATCATAGCCAGCCACTGG GATGATCTAAGAAAAGAAGATTTCAGCACCATGAGTGCCCAGCTTCTGTACAAGATGATCAAATCTAAAACAGAGTATCCCCTCCACAAAGCCATCAAAGTTGAGCGTGAAGACGTGGTCTTTCTCTACCTCATCGAGATGGACTCGCAG CTACCTGGCAAACTGAATGAATTAGACAACAACGGCGACCTGGCATTAGACCTGGCACTCTCTCGTAAATTGGAAAGTATCGCCACCACTCTGGTTAACAACAAAGCCGATGTTGATATGGTGGACCAAAGTGGCTGGAGCCTCCTGCATAAGGCCATCCAAAGAG GTGATGAATTTGCCTCCATCTTCCTGATTCGCCACTCGGCTCAGGTGAATGCAGCCACAGTGGGGGCCGTGGAAACCCCACTTCACCTGGTCTGTTCTTTCAACCCCAAGAAACACTCTGAGGAAGTGATGAGTGGCATGGCACGGATTGCAGAGGCTCTGCTCAAGACAGGAGCCAACCCCAACATGCAGAACAGCAAGGGCAG AACTCCGTTGCATGAAGCCGTGGCATCCGGGAACGAGCCAGTGTTCAGCCAGCTGCTACAGTGCAAACA GCTTGACCTCGAACTCAAGGACCATGAGGGCAGCACAGCTCTGTGGCTGGCCCTGCAGTATATCACCTTGTCTTCAGACCCGTCAGTAAATCCGTTTGAAGACGATGCACCGGTAGTAAATGGCACCTCATTTGACGAGAATAGCTTTGCAGCACAGCTTATCCAGAGAGGAAGCAACCCTGATGCACTCGACACTGCCACAG GAAACTGCCTCATGCAGAGAGCAGCTCAGGCAGGCAATGAGGCAGCTGCTCTTTTCCTAGCTACTCATGGAGCAAAGGTCAACAATGTCAACAAATTG GGTGAGAGCCCACTTCACACAGCATGTCGCTGTGGCCTGGCGAGCCTGACGGCAGAGCTGCTCCAGCAGGGGGCCAACCCCAACCTGCAGACCCAAAAGGCCCTGCCTGACGACACCAATGGCGTGGCTATGCAGACGCCCCTCCACATGGCCATTGCTCACAACCACCCAGATGTGGTCTCTGTCATCCTTGAGCAGAAAG CCAACGCACTTCATGCCACCAACAACTTCCAGATCATTCCAGACTTCAGTCTCAAAGACTCCGTGGACCAGACTGTGCTGGGCTTGGCCCTCTGGACAG GTATGCACACCATCGCAGCTCAGCTGCTGGGCTCAGGGGCTTCTATCAATGACACTATGTCCAATGGACAAACCCTGCTCCATATGGCCATCCAAAGACAGGACAGCAAGAGTGCCCTCTTCCTTCTAGAACACCAGGCAGACATCAATGTTAG GACCCAAGAGGGACAAACGGCACTTCAGTTGGCTATTAGTAACCAGCTGCCACTGGTGGTAGATGCCATTTGCACAAGAGGAGCCGATATGTCTGTGGTGGACGACAAAGGGGACCCTCCACTGTGGCTGGCTCTCAAGAATGGCCTGGAAGATATCGCATCCACTCTG GTCCGCCACGGCTGTGATGCAACATGTTGGAGCACAGGGCCCTCCGGCTGCCAGCAGACCCTCCTGCACAGAGCTGTTGATGAGAATAATGAGGTCACTGCTTGCTTCCTCATCCGCAG TGGGTGTGACGTGAACAGCCCCAGGCGGCCGGGCTCCAATGGGGAAGGAGACGAAGAAGCCCGTGATGGACAAACTCCCCTCCACCTGGCAAGCAGTTGGGGATTGGAGGAGGTGGTGCAGTGCCTTCTAGAGTTTGGAGCTAATGTTAATACACAG GATGCAGAGGGCAGAGCTCCCATCCATGCCGCAATCAGCAGCCAGCACAACGTCATCATACAGCTCCTCATTTCCCATCCCGACATTCGGCTTAACATTCGCGACCGGCAGGGAATGACCCCCTTCGCCTGCGCCATGACGCACAAGAACAATAAGGCGGCAGAGGCGATCCTCAAGAGGGAGCCGGGTGCTGCGGAACAG GTGGACAACAAAGGGCGCAACTTTTTGCACGTGGCTGTGCAAAATTCCGATATTGAAAGCGTCCTGTTCCTCATCAGTGTCCAAGCTAATGTCAACTCCAGGGTTCAGGATGCAGCCAAACTCACCCCTCTCCACCTGGCCGTCCAGGCTGGATCTGAGATCATTGTCCGCAACCTG CTGCTTGCTGGAGCCAAAGTAAACGAGCTGACAAAACACAGGCAGACAGCGCTACATTTGGCTGCCCAACAGGACCTGGCCACTATTTGTTCCGTGATGCTGGAGAACGGAGTCGACTTTGCTGCTGAGGATGAGAATGGAAATAATG cTCTGCATCTGGCTGTGATGCAAGGTCGCCTTAATAATGTCAGAAATCTTCTCACAGAGTCCAATGTTGATGCGGAGGCCTTTAATCTCAG GGGTCAGTCACCAATGCATGTACTAGGCCATTATGGGAAAGAGAACGCTGCTGCCATTTTTGAGTTGTTTCTGGAGTGTATGCCTGAATACCCTTTGGACAAACCAGATAATGAAGGGAACACAG TTCTGCTCCTGGCCTACATGAAAGGAAATGCAAATCTGTGCCGTGCCATTGTGAGGGCTGGCGCTCGCCTGGGCATCAATAACAATCAGGGCATCAACATTTTCAACTACCAAGTTGCAACCAAACAGTTGCTCTTCCGCCTTCTAg ATATGCTTTCCAAAGAGCCCCCTTGGTGTGATGGGTCCAACTGCTATGAATGTATTGCCAAGTTTGGTGTTACAACAAGGAAACATCACTG CCGCCACTGTGGTCGCCTGTTGTGTCACAAGTGCTCTATAAAGGAGATTCCCATCATCAAGTTCGACCTGAACAAGCCAGTGAGGGTGTGTGATATCTGCTTCGATGTACTGACTCTTGGTGGGGTATCGTAA
- the LOC118301593 gene encoding neuferricin → MNSMLSYVLALLAASLAVLVVPRYWSVTFGNESTQGAPVRLLSSRELSLYDGEDGSRGLYLALMGQVFDVHKGHRHYGPGGAYHFMAGKDASLAFVTGDFTERGQTDDVSSLSALQVVALYDWLAFYQRDYQAVGLVIGRFYGETGQPTEALLQVEASLVEGQRIKAQSEAEKVRFPACNSEWSSARGGRVWCSTKSGGVMRDWTGVPRKLFSPGSTGVRCVCVEDPSAAEEDPNLQKYEGCPPHADSCSVAEF, encoded by the exons ATGAACAGCATGTTAAGTTATGTTCTGGCGCTTTTAGCGGCGTCGCTGGCTGTGTTGGTCGTTCCCCGCTACTGGTCCGTTACATTCGGGAATGAATCAACGCAGGGGGCCCCCGTGCGGCTCCTGAGCAGCCGTGAATTATCACTGTACGACGGGGAGGATGGCAGCAGGGGCCTCTACCTGGCCCTGATGGGACAGGTGTTTGATGTACACAAGGGCCACAGGCATTATGGACCAGGTGGAGCCTATCACTTCATGGCAG gCAAAGATGCCTCGCTGGCCTTCGTCACTGGAGACTTCACAGAAAGGGGCCAGACAGATGATGTGTCCAGTCTCTCTGCCCTGCAGGTGGTGGCCCTGTACGACTGGCTGGCCTTCTATCAGAGGGACTACCAGGCTGTGG gTTTGGTGATAGGCCGGTTCTATGGCGAGACTGGACAGCCAACGGAGGCCTTGCTGCAGGTAGAAGCATCCCTAGTGGAAGGCCAGCGAATCAAGGCCCAGTCTGAGGCTGAGAAGGTACGCTTCCCAGCCTGCAATTCAGAGTGGAGCTCTGCCAGGGGAGGAAGAGTCTGGTGCTCCACCAAGAG tgGTGGAGTGATGAGAGACTGGACGGGTGTCCCGCGGAAGCTCTTTTCTCCAGGATCCACTGGTGTtcgttgtgtctgtgtggaagacccatctgcagcagaggaagaccCCAACCTGCAGAAGTACGAAGGCTGCCCTCCACACGCAGACTCATGTTCTGTTGCAGAGTTTTAG